One window from the genome of Magnolia sinica isolate HGM2019 chromosome 4, MsV1, whole genome shotgun sequence encodes:
- the LOC131242863 gene encoding WAT1-related protein At3g02690, chloroplastic isoform X1, producing the protein MSRSNFLSFPRPFTSPPNPHLLNLENPNAFLPFPHPNHSPKPTFRVRVKLSKTLIRCRNPGTDMDNSLDYIGTGSDVECVDVEGSESDRLLKSDTLPSTSAFQIEGDGGKSDLDLLYGAWEWVLLVSPFFFWGTAMVAMKEVLPKAGPFFVAAFRLIPAGAILIGFAISKGKKQPSGVMAWVWILLFGAVDATCFQGFLAEGLQRTSAGLGSVIIDSQPLTVAILAALLFGESIGVVGAAGLVVGVIGLLLLEVPSLSFKEGDYTLWGSGEWWMLLAAQSMAVGTVMVRWVSKYSDPIMATGWHMVIGGIPLLAISILNHDPAINGGLKDLTSSDLLALLYTSIFGSAISYGVFFYNATRGSLTKLSSLTFLTPMFASIFGFIYLGETFSPLQLAGAFVTIIAIYMVNYQIITEKE; encoded by the exons ATGTCAAGATCCAATTTTCTATCATTTCCACGTCCCTTCACTTCACCGCCAAATCCTCACCTACTCAATTTAGAAAACCCAAATGCCTTCCTCCCATTTCCACACCCAAATCACAGCCCTAAACCTacgtttagggttagggttaagctTTCAAAAACCCTCATCCGTTGCAGAAATCCTGGTACCGATATGGACAATTCCCTCGACTACATTGGAACAGGTTCCGACGTCGAATGCGTTGACGTCGAAGGTTCCGAATCCGATCGGCTGTTGAAGTCTGACACCTTGCCATCGACGTCAGCCTTCCAAATCGAAGGAGATGGCGGGAAATCCGACCTGGATTTATTGTACGGAGCCTGGGAGTGGGTCCTCCTCGTCTCGCCGTTCTTCTTCTGGGGGACGGCGATGGTCGCGATGAAGGAGGTGTTGCCGAAGGCGGGTCCTTTTTTCGTGGCGGCATTCCGGCTGATCCCGGCTGGGGCGATTCTGATCGGTTTCGCAATCAGTAAAGGGAAGAAGCAGCCGTCTGGAGTCATGGCATGGGTCTGGATTCTGCTGTTCGGAGCCGTTGACGCCACGTGTTTTCAG GGATTTCTTGCTGAAGGCTTGCAGAGGACATCAGCTGGGTTGGGCAGC GTTATCATTGATTCACAACCTTTAACAGTGGCTATACTGGCAGCCTTGTTGTTTGGTGAATCCATTGGTGTGGTTGGAGCTGCTGGGCTTGTGGTTGGTGTCATAGGCCTTCTACTTCTCGAG GTTCCTTCACTTTCTTTTAAAGAAGGTGATTACACACTATGGGGAAGTGGTGAGTGGTGGATGCTTCTTGCAGCTCAAAGCATGGCAGTGGGAACCGTCATGGTCCGCTGGGTGTCGAAGTACTCAGATCCTATCATGGCAACTGGATGG CACATGGTCATTGGTGGGATCCCTCTTTTGGCAATTTCAATACTTAATCATGATCCTGCCATCAATGGTGGTTTAAAGGATCTTACATCCAGCGATCTTCTAGCCCTTCTTTATACCTCCATATTTGGAAGTGCCATCAGCTATGGCGTATTTTTCTACAATGCAACTAGAG GTAGCTTGACAAAACTCAGCTCCCTCACATTTCTAACGCCGATGTTTGCttccatctttgg GTTTATTTACCTAGGAGAGACGTTCTCCCCACTGCAATTGGCTGGGGCTTTTGTCACGATAATTGCAATTTACATGGTCAATTACCAAATTATTACAGAGAAAGAATGA
- the LOC131242863 gene encoding WAT1-related protein At3g02690, chloroplastic isoform X2 encodes MSRSNFLSFPRPFTSPPNPHLLNLENPNAFLPFPHPNHSPKPTFRVRVKLSKTLIRCRNPGTDMDNSLDYIGTGSDVECVDVEGSESDRLLKSDTLPSTSAFQIEGDGGKSDLDLLYGAWEWVLLVSPFFFWGTAMVAMKEVLPKAGPFFVAAFRLIPAGAILIGFAISKGKKQPSGVMAWVWILLFGAVDATCFQGFLAEGLQRTSAGLGSVIIDSQPLTVAILAALLFGESIGVVGAAGLVVGVIGLLLLEVPSLSFKEGDYTLWGSGEWWMLLAAQSMAVGTVMVRWVSKYSDPIMATGWHMVIGGIPLLAISILNHDPAINGGLKDLTSSDLLALLYTSIFGSAISYGVFFYNATRGLFT; translated from the exons ATGTCAAGATCCAATTTTCTATCATTTCCACGTCCCTTCACTTCACCGCCAAATCCTCACCTACTCAATTTAGAAAACCCAAATGCCTTCCTCCCATTTCCACACCCAAATCACAGCCCTAAACCTacgtttagggttagggttaagctTTCAAAAACCCTCATCCGTTGCAGAAATCCTGGTACCGATATGGACAATTCCCTCGACTACATTGGAACAGGTTCCGACGTCGAATGCGTTGACGTCGAAGGTTCCGAATCCGATCGGCTGTTGAAGTCTGACACCTTGCCATCGACGTCAGCCTTCCAAATCGAAGGAGATGGCGGGAAATCCGACCTGGATTTATTGTACGGAGCCTGGGAGTGGGTCCTCCTCGTCTCGCCGTTCTTCTTCTGGGGGACGGCGATGGTCGCGATGAAGGAGGTGTTGCCGAAGGCGGGTCCTTTTTTCGTGGCGGCATTCCGGCTGATCCCGGCTGGGGCGATTCTGATCGGTTTCGCAATCAGTAAAGGGAAGAAGCAGCCGTCTGGAGTCATGGCATGGGTCTGGATTCTGCTGTTCGGAGCCGTTGACGCCACGTGTTTTCAG GGATTTCTTGCTGAAGGCTTGCAGAGGACATCAGCTGGGTTGGGCAGC GTTATCATTGATTCACAACCTTTAACAGTGGCTATACTGGCAGCCTTGTTGTTTGGTGAATCCATTGGTGTGGTTGGAGCTGCTGGGCTTGTGGTTGGTGTCATAGGCCTTCTACTTCTCGAG GTTCCTTCACTTTCTTTTAAAGAAGGTGATTACACACTATGGGGAAGTGGTGAGTGGTGGATGCTTCTTGCAGCTCAAAGCATGGCAGTGGGAACCGTCATGGTCCGCTGGGTGTCGAAGTACTCAGATCCTATCATGGCAACTGGATGG CACATGGTCATTGGTGGGATCCCTCTTTTGGCAATTTCAATACTTAATCATGATCCTGCCATCAATGGTGGTTTAAAGGATCTTACATCCAGCGATCTTCTAGCCCTTCTTTATACCTCCATATTTGGAAGTGCCATCAGCTATGGCGTATTTTTCTACAATGCAACTAGAG GTTTATTTACCTAG
- the LOC131244418 gene encoding alpha-galactosidase-like, which yields MTRPLIQLPSLFFCLSLFHAILSVAVAARPLNCSDTKPTRRSLLNNGLGLTPQMGWNSFNHFPCTLNEELIRETADAMVSTGLAAVGYEYINLDDCWAELNRDSKGNLVPKASIFPSGMKALADYVHNKGLKIGIYGDAGTQTCAKTMPGSLGYEEQDANTFASWGIDYLKYDNCHNNGESPQDRYSKMSKALLNTGRSIFFSLCEWGQEDPATWAPAIGNSWRTTGDIKDNWQSITSRADQNDPWAAYAGPGGWNDPDMLEVGNGGMSTEEYRSHFSIWALAKAPLLLGCDLRSLDDETLGLLNNKEVIAVNQDKLGVQGKKVKKDGDLEVWAGPLSGHRVAVVLWNRGSSTASITAKWTDIGLKSSTVVDVRDVWTHSTIPSVSGQLKATIDSHACKMYVLTPQ from the exons ATGACTCGACCGTTGATTCAGCTCCCCTCTCTGTTCTTCTGCCTCTCTCTCTTCCATGCAATCCTATCCGTTGCTGTTGCTGCCCGACCACTGAACTGTAGCGATACCAAGCCCACAAGGAGGAGCTTGTTGAATAATGGCCTCGGTCTCACGCCACAAATGGG ATGGAATAGCTTTAACCACTTCCCATGCACGCTTAATGAGGAGTTGATCCGCGAGACAG CCGACGCAATGGTGTCCACTGGTCTTGCAGCGGTGGGATATGAATATATAAACTTAG atGACTGTTGGGCAGAACTGAATAGAGACTCTAAG GGAAACTTGGTACCAAAAGCTTCAATATTCCCCTCAGGCATGAAGGCTTTAGCAGATTATGTCCATAACAAAGGGCTTAAGATTGGAATCTATGGCGATGCCGG AACCCAAACATGTGCCAAGACCATGCCAGGGTCACTTGGATATGAAGAACAGGATGCAAACACCTTCGCTTCATGG GGAATCGATTATCTAAAATACGATAATTGTCATAATAATGGAGAGAGCCCACAAGATAG GTATTCTAAGATGAGCAAAGCTCTCCTCAACACAGGCAGATCCATCTTTTTTTCTCTTTGTGAATG GGGGCAAGAAGACCCTGCGACTTGGGCGCCAgctataggaaacagttggagaACAACGGGAGACATCAAAGATAACTGGCAGAG TATTACATCACGCGCCGATCAGAATGATCCATGGGCAGCATATGCGGGGCCCGGTGGATGGAACG ATCCCGACATGCTTGAAGTTGGAAATGGAGGCATGTCGACCGAGGAATACCGCTCGCATTTCAGCATATGGGCTTTGGCTAAG gccccactactGCTTGGATGTGATCTCCGATCGTTGGATGATGAAACACTGGGGTTGTTGAACAATAAGGAAGTCATTGCTGTCAATCAAG ATAAGCTTGGAGTTCAAGGGAAGAAAGTCAAGAAGGATGGAGATCTAGAG GTTTGGGCTGGTCCATTAAGCGGCCATAGAGTAGCTGTCGTCTTGTGGAATAGAGGATCTTCCACAGCATCCATTACGGCTAAGTGGACCGACATTGGACTTAAATCATCAACCGTCGTTGATGTTAGAGACGTATGGACG CATTCGACGATACCTTCCGTTAGTGGACAACTGAAAGCCACCATTGATTCCCATGCGTGCAAGATGTATGTTCTTACACCACAGTAG